The Capsicum annuum cultivar UCD-10X-F1 chromosome 1, UCD10Xv1.1, whole genome shotgun sequence sequence CTCCAAGGCTCCAACCATAAAGTTTTGTACTGAATCATCAAGGAAGCATAATGGAAAAGGACCACAGGTGAGCTCGTGGTTTGGAGCAGGGCTGGAGTTTAAGAAGGCTAACGTGTATGCAAGTGTTGGTGGTTGGATTATTTGCTGAAGTGCACCATATCTGCCGAAAGCAAATAAAATGCATTAATAATTGTTTACTCTTTGATTTACGAGGCAATTGCTCATTTTCCAACAGCACTGTGAAGATATTTTCTGTTCTGATGTAATTAATCAGCTGTCTCCACCCTGGTTCTCCTTTTTGTCTGCCAGTAAGTATAACAATTATAGAAACTAATTCTTCATGCAACTTACAGTGAGTTTCTCTTTGACCCTGCTAAATGGCCACGAGAGCAAATGGATGCAGACTTCTCTAAGATAGCTAAAAATTTCAATGCAATGAAATCTATTGTCCGGGTACCTGATATTGATCCTAAATATAAGATTGCAGTTCTAGCTTCAAAGCAGGTATTGGTTTTTAAACTTCTCAGAGCTGTTTAAAATCTAACAAAGTTAAATTATTTAGACCCTTTTGATAGTACTCACATAAATAGTCACATTTTTGGTGCAGGATCACTGTCTTGTCGACTTGTTGCATGGTTGGCAGGACGGGCGGCTTCCTATTGACATAACTTCTGTAATAAGGTAAAGTACGGAACTACTTCATTACAGTGATCCAATGTCGTTATAAGGATTGTTTATGCTGTCATGCTTTTTCATCAGCAACCATGAACGAGGTCCAAACACTCATGTGATCCGGTTTCTTGAGAGACATGGAATTCCATACTATTATTTGCCAATGACTAAGGAgaataaaagagaaggagaaatcTTGGAAATAGTTAAGGATACTGATTTTTTGGTACTTGCTAGATACATGCAGGTAATCAATGCACGAGACATAACTGTTAATCTTGTTTTCTCTTGCATAGAAATAATCGTTGATCTGGTCAATTGGGACAGTTCTTTATCATGAGACATGTTCTACATagctttttctattttctaaacAAATTGATTTAAAGTAGTCCTTTGTCTGATTTGTCATGACATGCACCTCTCTTATATAACACTAACTGTTTATCATGCAACGTGTTGGCACTGTTCTTTATCACGAAACATGTTTTGGATTGTTATTTTTATGGTCcaaacaattttttaaaaagtaatctTTTATCTGATTTGTTATGACCTGCGATATTAGACAGATACCTTGTACTTGGACCCTTAAGTTAAGCTGCTTCTGTATAATAGAAATCTGCAGTGGTTTTATGCAGGTATTATCTGGGGACTTCTTAAAAAGCTATAATAAAGATATCATTAATATTCACCATGGCTTGTTGCCATCATTCAAGGGTAGTAATCCATCTAAGCAGGTTATTTCCCGTCTCCCTTTCTTCAAGCGGCCATTTCCCGGTTCCCCTCTATGGAGTTACAGTTTTATAAGATTTATTTATCTGTTTTAGGCTTTTGATGCTGGTGTTAAGTTGATTGGGGCGACAACTCACTTTGTTAGTGAAGAACTAGATTCAGGTCCAATCATTGAGCAACTGGTAATAGTTTTCATGTTAAAATCATGGTATCGGTGTCATTTTTGAAGCttcttgtttttgttttagaaaactGTTTGGTGATACTTAAAAGTGTGATGATTTTAATCTTTATTTCCTTTTCATCTCTTTTACTTGTGAAGCTAAAGCTATTCTACTGATCGAAGTATTTTGCAAATATAATTGACAATTTGACATCACTTGCAATTTGTGAGGTTGTATCTACAAAAATTTAGGTTGACATAAGAACTGGTTTTCCAATAGTCTGCTGTATTTACTGGACCAGCTTTCcttgttttcacctttttatACATGCCACCAAATATTGTAAACTATCGTTTACAAAAGAATTGCTCCTTAGTTCGCATTCCCATGTTAAACTTGGTGATTCATGAATTCTTTAATTTCCAATATGATAGCTCTGACAAAGGTTTAATCCCTAATGTCAAAAGCTGTGTTAATAGGGTTTGATGGTGTAACCTGCATCAAGACAGTATTTGTAAAATATATGGTATGGTATTCAATTTCCTTAAAGAAATGATTCCCTCTCTCAATGCATCAATATTATGCATAAGCATAATGGTGTACTAGGTGAAATTACGACCTGGAGGCAACCTGTCATTTCCCTCAACGAAACAACTAGGCCTCGTCCCAGACGACATATTATTCCTGTCAATTGATGCTATTCCTTGTGATTTTGATCCCTCGCTTTTCCTCTCTTGTTTGTGTGTGGTTTTGTTTCTCCAGTCATTGTTtctctttgttattttatattttcttacatgtgaTTGATTGTTTACTTCTTTATACAAGTTTTCGCCACCGCCTTATTTATACTCCCAGCTTTTATAGTCGCAAATCTTTGATTCTTCAGGTTGAAAGAGTTTCTCATAGAGATAATTTGCGGACTTTTATACAAAAGTCTGAGGATGTTGAGAAAAGGTGTCTTGCAAAAGCAATCAAATCATACTGTGAGCTGCGTATTTTCCCTCACGAGGCAAACAAGACTGTTGTTTTTAGGTCCTGATTGAAAAGAAAGCTGTGATAGCTGCATCAATATCTTGCTATTCTGTCCATCATTCAGTGATCATGGATATCATCGTTATCACCCAGTTATCCAAGTAAAACTTCCACACAGAACACTCCGAGAAGTAAAGACAGAAAAGATGACTGGTTCGTGACAAAACTACCAGAAAATAGAAATAGtggaaaaaggaaagagaaataaagagcTCTCATCTGAATTCATGTTGTAAAACTGGATGATTTAAGACATTGTCTTGATGTCTTTTTCCCCCTTTTCAGATGCAGCAAATATTTGTACAAGTTCCAAACTCTCTTCTTGATATCAAAAGTGCCTCAAAGCTACTTTCAATGGTTGCTGAACTAAACTTTTtatcatttgattttttttttttttgtgtgtgtgtatctGGTGTTGATACTTATTGGCTCAACGACTAATCCAAATTTTCACGTAAGGCCAGTTAAAAAGGAAGCATTCCTTATCAGGGATTTATCCATTCCCACTGCTTGAATTATGTTAATGTATGATATTGAGGAGATAGAAACAGGAGGCACAATATATTCTCAACATGACTGGTTTTTCACTTGGATCCTTGCCTATGAGATATCTAGGTCTGCCACTCTCTCCAAGGAAATGGAATAGAGTAGACTGTCATCAACTAGATGAGAAGATAACCAGCAGAATTAGCACTGGTTACTCGAGAAAATTATCCTATGCTGGTCGGTTATAGATTATAAATGCAGTGTTGTGTGTTGTTCTCAATATGCAATTTCTGGGGCCAGTTTTTATACTACCTCAGAGTGTGCTCAAAGAGATTGGTAGGAAGTGCAGAGAATACTTGCGGCTGCGGGGAAAGACAGAAAGCCAAAAGAAAGTGTATTTAGTTGCATGGGGAAGAGTATGCATGCCAAGAAAGTATGGAGGTCGAAATGTTAAAAGGTTGTGTTAACTGGAATATTGCTTCTATAGGAAAGCTGCTATGGCAGTTGGCTACTAAAAAAGATGTGCTAAATGGGTGAATGAGTTGTGTATGAAATCTTGTAGTAACATCGGGGAGCACTGTCCACCCCAAGACTCCAGCTGGTATTGGAAGAAGTTGAATGGGCCGACGGATATTAATGGAACTCTGGTATAGAAGAGGAGTCTATCATCTTACTGCAAATTCATATTACTCAGTGTCAAGAAGTTATATTGAGTTGATGTTGCCAACAATCAGATTCAGAGAGGCTGAACTGATATGAAGCTCTGTGATGCTGCCCAGACGGAGAGTGATAATGTGGTTTGCTTACTAGGTTAAGTTGCTCACAAAAGAGAGATTACTGAGACTACACATCCCTATTTCAGGGAGTTGTGCTTGTTGTCTGTGTTATATGGGAACTCAAGAATCTCATCAGCATTTATTTGTCGATTGTAGCTGGATTGGAGAAGTAAGAACTGCACTGATAAATCGGCCAGGACTCTCACTGCCTGCCCTAACCATCAAGGAAAGTATGCGCTGGATCAAGAATAAGCATTGGAAGAACTTTAGGAAGGAGATTGCAGCTGCACAGTGTGGAGCTTTGATCTACTGCATAAGGCAAGCAAGGAACGGGAAGGTGTATAGGGACAGAAAAGTGAATACTTAGTTTATAgtaatacaaaaacaaaaagaaattagagAAAGAGTGAGTAGATTTACTGGAACAAAAAGAATTAGGGATGTCAAGGATTGATACATAGGATCTGTTGATGAGCTTGTATTTTGCTGTTTTGTTTCTTGGTAGTTTTTCAGAGGTTGCTGGTCATCTCTTAATAGGGATGCTGGTACTTTGCAGTTAGCCTTTGGATTTGGAACACTGTTGGTTGTTCTGATAATAATATTCACTGTTTCTTGCCAAAAAAAAGGGAGGcagtctggtgcactaaagctcccgctatgcctGCGGCCGGGGAAGGACTGAACCATAAAGGTTTGTTGTATGCAGcgttaccttgcatttctgcaagaggctgttttcATGGCTTGGACCGTGACTTCcaggtcacatggcagcaactttactagTTATCCAGTCTCCCCTTCCTTGAGGTGATGAGTTTTAAATTGTTTTCAAGGTCAAATTTCCATCTTGTTTTCAACACATGAACAAGAAAAAGTCTAGGAGAATGATATCTTTCTTGCAAAACATTTTGCTAGTTGGGAATAATGAATTCTCTGTTTCTATTCTCCTTTATTCAAAGCTCATTTCATCCCAAAAACACCTATACTAAGTGAGTTTACAAAATTCTTACTAACAAGACCTGGCCTCACACTACCAAGAGTTTTAGATGCTAAGTTTTTATTGAAAGATTTTTGTCTCTCCAATTAGTAAGTACATCTTACAtctgaaatatcataaagcaGACAAACCAAGAACTATCTCAAACATTTTTATACAAGAAAATAACACcaaaaaatgaaaactaaaaaactaaGAAGTTAGTTTAAAAGCTCTTGTTGATTTTCAACATTGTCATTGAGCCCTCAGTATCTTCAAATAAACTGGTTTTATCAAGAAGCTTTTGAATTCCATCAACCCATTTTTGTTTATGGCTTTTGTTCCTGCACTTGAACTCTAGAAGACCCTGAGCTGTCTTTACCCCAAGGTACAAATCTAAGTTTTCAATCTCTTTGTTGAATAGCCATGGTTCACTTTCATCACATACTTCATATACAACACCTGTTGCACATGAATGCCGTCAGACGCGGATGCAAAACGAGTTCAATGAACCCCATAACATTTCACTATAACAACCAAGTTTTTTTTGTAACCAACTTACATATTCCGTTACATTATATATTCTCTAATATAGCATCTCATTATAGCAACCAAAAGATATCCGGATGAACGATGTTgttatagagaggtttgactgtatgtaaaaggaaaaacaaagatACTATAGGGGGAAGAGCTTACATttgttatttttagaaaaagctCCACCAACATGTTTACTCTTCAACTTGATCACAACCTGTCAATTGATCCACAGAAGTCAGTGCCTCCATTTCTATACCTAAACAATTCAACATTTGGAATTTATGATATCTCAAGATCTATAAAGCCTATTGACAGACCTGAGATTTTTTGTTTATATAAACAGACACACGCTTCCATCGTTGCAGACCTAAGAATCCAGAATAAACAACAACAAGTAGATCAGCAGCAGAAACTAGAATGATCTGTTGAACATAGTGTAATAACAAAATTTAGTGAAGTACTTCTTGCATATAAATCAGTGTTTCACCTTTTCTTGTGAGATGCAGCAATTCGCCCGCAAACGGTGGCTCATGTTCATCCATGTCACCAGGGAAAGCAGCAGCAAAACTTTGAGTTTCTACCATGCTTCTGTCACATGGACTTATTGATGCATTCCTCTTTGCTTCTTTTGGTAATCTTGACTTAAGAGCTGCTTCTCCTCTCAAAGCTTTTTATTCATAGAAAAATAGCCACTGTTAGTAATCATGTATATAAAGTATCTCAAATACATTTGCAAGAAGATAGTACGACAACAACTACGTTTCAGTTCCAAACAAGTTCAGGTCTTCAGGACAGTTATATGAATTCTTACTGTTCATGTCACTCTATTTAAGCCTGTCTCagttcaatattataaaaaaagttGGTTTCTCAAGCACTAGAAGTTTTCTATAATTTCTACTGATATACAAATCTTTAGCATAGTACAGTCAGAGTTCTCTATAACAACCATCCTCTATAATAACATTTCGCAATAACGTCCAATGTTTTCTTTGGAACCGATTTTCAtgttatgttatatttatatcgTTCTCTATAACAGCATTTCGCTATAGCAGTCAAACAATATTCGTACAGACGATGTTgttatagagaggtttgactGTAAGTGGCTAAATATGTACCTGTGGCAGCTGCAGCTGTTAGTGTGACAAGATCACTAGCACTATGTATGTCCACTGCTGATCTAACAACTGAGGCCACACGTTCATGGTCCGCCCCGGCTGATTCAGCCATTTCAAGACAATGTGAGGCCAGGAGCTCAGTAGCTGATGCTAAAGCCATGCTCATCTTTGAGCTCGAACCGTTGGAGTTCTCTGCTGCTGCAGCAGCTGCCAACGCTGCGGCTAGTCCTGCTATGGACAGGACACTGTGCATATGCGCGTTTTCTAGGCGcaccttttctttcttcttgactGAGCTATTATTAGAATCCTTATGCTGGAACCACCTTCCAATTCCCCCGGTTTTTCGCCCGTTGTGTGAATTCAAAATCTTGGTCTCTGGCTGCAAGCAAATCCATTAATCAGAAAATTAATTGACAGGTTGgatttctttcaactcttttgaATTGTGATGTTATGGATAGAGATTTAAGAATATTAAAACAAATCAATAGAAAGTTGatcttattttataatttttaatctttATATGAACCTAATGCACTCAATTTCTCCATGTTTAACTAGCAATCAATCTTGAAGTCCATATGCATGTGACATTCTGGATAAGCTTTTTTAACCCCTATTTCCCCTCTTGTTTAGGAATGTTAGTCTACTTTCTTAATTTGTGGATTTCAGAAGAAGGGGAACCTTGGAGAAGTTGTCTCCGTGTGACCTATAGGTCATAGGAAGAGACGGAGCAACATTTGCTCCAGAGGGTTCATCCGAATCCCCTTCGACAGAAAATTATActgtttttatactatttttacatgatttaaaatattttttatgcatatttagtagatgttgaacccctttgactagttcatatatttatttctgaaccccctcaatgaaaatcctgGCTTTGCCACTGGTCATAGGTTCGAGCCGTGGAATCAACCACTTGAGCTTCCATCAGGGTAGGCTACCTACATCACGCACCGTTGGAACGTGAACCCAACCCTTCATGAACGCGGGATGCTTTGTGCAGCAGGATCTCCCTTTTTTTGTTTGACTTAAAAGCATCAAACATGTCTCATGTCATCACcaagttcaagattcaagaaatgCTAAAAATGTAAACCATGAACACAAACCATAAGGTGAATTTGGAAAACTTACGAGTTGTGGAGGTGGAGAAACTGACTCATTGATCACACTAAACTTCCTTTCAAATGAATAATGTTTCTGTTTCTGAGCAAGTGCTTTTGATAATTCAGAAGCAGAAAGGCTCCAAGATCTTGACAAAAAGTCCATTGGCTCCATTGGTGTTTGTGGTTGAtgaacagatggtaaatctactttcatctcttcatcttcttcaacacTTGAAAGCCAACTATCTGAATCATTGTTCTTCTTCCACCCTAAAAGATAGCTTTCCTCCATaacacttctcaattcaatattctTCTGCTCTTAAATTCCACTCTTTTGATAACTTTGCCTGTATATTTTTGAGTTCAAACAAAACGAAAAGTGTAAGACGAGAGAGTTACTGCAGCAGAAATGAAGTGTATACATGTATTGTATATTTTCTAATCAAAGGCGGATTTAGAGCGGATTCAACTGAACACACTACTTTAGACTCAAATCACTCATACAAGTGAGCAAAAAAACCATTCACTTCAGCCGCGTTTAGTATGACAGAAGTCATTTTTCGTGAAAATTTTTGGTAAATGACCATTCACTTGCTGACGGAGCAACATaccagaaaaaaataaagaagatcaCTGACAGAATGAAGAATGTAAAGTTAACAACAAACACACTTTGCAACCATCatactatatataaaaatatacagcTAGGTCGTGAACAGCCAACCATCTTACTATGAAAATTAGACAGCTccaatttatatttgattttcttgaaaaaagactTACTTCGTACTAAACACGCTCTGTATCTTGAATCCGCCTCTGATTTTCGCCAAAAGATGAGCAAAGAAGGGGGGAAGAAAATGACTTACCTTAACAAATCTTACTGTATACAAACACTATTAGCACAAAAAAGAACATAAACACTTGTCTCAGCTTTAGAAGTAGATTGAGTTTATATATAGAAGAGACAACAAAGCAAACAACAGAGGTACATGATAGCTAAACATAGGCACACTTGGTCTCATGAagacacaaaaaaaatacattaaaatatacGTATGTCCTcgtggaaaaaataaaataaaatacattacaCCCGCCTCGCCATTCGCCATTGGTGACGAGGCACTCGCCTTTTACAACACTGCCCgagcataaaataaaatctcatttttcagaggGTCCTGAGCTAAAAGTAAACTCCTATTTTTTAAAGGGTCCGCAGCATAAAGTAAATTCTGATTTTCCAGAAGGATCCTCAGCGAAatcctgagtagaaagtaaatttccattatATGGGTCCTGAGCGGAAAgttaattcccattttttagaaggttTTGAGCtgaaattaaattttcatttttcaggaggtccaGTATTCACGTATTCCAAAATAATAttctattaataataaaaaaaattagtataaaataacattaatttgactaaatctaagAAAACATTGTCCTGATTGAACGGACCTTTGTTTCCTAACGTTAAAACAATTGTTACAAAAGATTGGATTAATTTATACACAAGCACACGAGTCTACAGTCATgtgaacaaaaaatattttatttcatgtaggaTTATTTATATCTCATATATCGATATACGCGGACACTGTAAAAAAATTACGATATTAACAACGTATTTGATCTGATACAGCATGTaatatatcttatcttagattacTACATCCCCTCCGATTAAATTTTTCTAAGCCAAATTAAGCTGGGATGAATTCCTAGCTTCTTCATCAGATTCGCCACTGAATATACCTTATTTTCTAGGTTATTATATTCTATTTAATATGTTGAGTTCTAAATCTATTATTTCTGCATATTTAGTGAGTTTTTTAACAGATACACCGTGTTGACTGAGCCAAAGCAAGAATGAATCAGTAACTTCTTCACTAGATTCACCTATATCATATTTTCATGTTACTACATCCCGTTTAATTTATTGAGTTCGAAATATATGACTTATACATATCTATTCGATTTTTCAACATATACATAAGAAGGTCTAAGCTAAAGCTACGATGAACTTATAGCTTCTTCACTAGATTTTCCACTGAACATGTAGcttatttttcagatttcttaATTACGTGGTGTTACCAGTATTTATATTATATAGTTTGATCAAATAAATATACACTAATCTTTGACCATATAAAAGTTAAAGACTGTAGCAACAAGGATAGTGGAGGTCAAATCTATTAGTATGTGTTTTAGACATGACTTTCGGTGGATGTTAACTTTGGGAGTACACTATTTATTATATTACGGTCTTTGTGAAACCGTGTTTTAATAAATTGCATTTGTGAACCTTGGATTTGGGAAGAGGCTATTTAGGGAAaaacacttggtgaaattttatttgttttaggtTATGCACttcatgacaaaaaaaaaaaatgataaataaagcaTTTCGTATTTATGATGAGTCAGCAGAAGAGCTACATTTTAAGAAATGTGGCGTAGATAATTTATCTTAGTTCTATCTTTGCCTTTTGTTGAGATGAAAGTTTGTATTTATGAAGAGTCGCATTTTAAGGAATGTAAATTAGACGACCTATTCGAATTCtgtctttttcttttgttgagatGAAAGTTCGTATTTATGAAAAGTCGGTACAAGAGTCACATTTTAAGGAATATGATGTAGACAACCTATCTTAATTCTGTCTTTGTCTTTTGTTGAGACGGAAGTTCAGAGGCACATTTTAAGAAATGTGACGTATATAGCGTATTCTAATTCTGTCTCTACCTTTTGTTGGGATGAAAGTATAATATGAGATATACAGGGGCAACATTTTGTTGAGATGGAAGTATAACATGAGATATATAGGGGCAACAAATTAAAATGTTCAAGAATTTTCTaacctttttttctatttttcgtatATCTTATTGACTGATTTTTCGTGAAGTTAATGAACAAGTAAGTT is a genomic window containing:
- the LOC107867757 gene encoding formyltetrahydrofolate deformylase 1, mitochondrial isoform X1 encodes the protein MNFLRRLIASPSSRSQVSEFAKRSFKTSTNHTGSIVESASTSLVHGIHQFHCPDVVGILARLSDCIASKEGNILNADIFVPDNNDVFYSRSEFLFDPAKWPREQMDADFSKIAKNFNAMKSIVRVPDIDPKYKIAVLASKQDHCLVDLLHGWQDGRLPIDITSVISNHERGPNTHVIRFLERHGIPYYYLPMTKENKREGEILEIVKDTDFLVLARYMQVLSGDFLKSYNKDIINIHHGLLPSFKGSNPSKQAFDAGVKLIGATTHFVSEELDSGPIIEQLVERVSHRDNLRTFIQKSEDVEKRCLAKAIKSYCELRIFPHEANKTVVFRS
- the LOC107867757 gene encoding formyltetrahydrofolate deformylase 2, mitochondrial isoform X2 yields the protein MNFLRRLIASPSSRSQVSEFAKRSFKTSTNHTGSIVESASTSLVHGIHQFHCPDVVGILARLSDCIASKEGNILNADIFVPDNNDVFYSRSEFLFDPAKWPREQMDADFSKIAKNFNAMKSIVRVPDIDPKYKIAVLASKQDHCLVDLLHGWQDGRLPIDITSVISGFMQVLSGDFLKSYNKDIINIHHGLLPSFKGSNPSKQAFDAGVKLIGATTHFVSEELDSGPIIEQLVERVSHRDNLRTFIQKSEDVEKRCLAKAIKSYCELRIFPHEANKTVVFRS
- the LOC107867746 gene encoding VAN3-binding protein; this encodes MEESYLLGWKKNNDSDSWLSSVEEDEEMKVDLPSVHQPQTPMEPMDFLSRSWSLSASELSKALAQKQKHYSFERKFSVINESVSPPPQLPETKILNSHNGRKTGGIGRWFQHKDSNNSSVKKKEKVRLENAHMHSVLSIAGLAAALAAAAAAENSNGSSSKMSMALASATELLASHCLEMAESAGADHERVASVVRSAVDIHSASDLVTLTAAAATALRGEAALKSRLPKEAKRNASISPCDRSMVETQSFAAAFPGDMDEHEPPFAGELLHLTRKGLQRWKRVSVYINKKSQVVIKLKSKHVGGAFSKNNKCVVYEVCDESEPWLFNKEIENLDLYLGVKTAQGLLEFKCRNKSHKQKWVDGIQKLLDKTSLFEDTEGSMTMLKINKSF